DNA from Brassica napus cultivar Da-Ae chromosome C4, Da-Ae, whole genome shotgun sequence:
TACACACATGGAAATTCATGACCTTAAGAAACTCTTCAATGCCATCGTTGTGATATCCTTACAAAATCATACCAAATAGCAAGagcaaaatgtttttattagctctaacttctctaggcctatcaatTCCTTTGATCTTTTAACTCATTATCATGAAtcctcaaatcaaccaactctcacattcaataAGAAATATCATAAGTGAATTCTCGCAAATTgccaattggtccaaatcatttggtttggtGAGAAAAAATGGCTTAATGTGAAGAATGAGAAGGGTCCAAATACTTTTTGCTATGGTGACTTACACTCAAGAAtaggagcttgatcattatgcaaaatttatctaagaaaagAAGCAATTAATGCATACATAAATcggttctcatcattctacccttttcctagacaatttttaagttctaccctttcttttcttcatctCAAATCCCAAATATACACCCATTTTCATCTCTTACCCAATGAACactcttttcttctcttttcttttctttgtcttAACAACTATGTATCTTAgctcaaaattttcttttccccattctttttttttctttttggggttTTTATTGACACAATCTGAGCtatcttcttaatttttttttattttttttttaattgttttagaCACACTTTTTGATTCATTTCCTTTACATAATCTTTCCCAATTCAATCCCCaagatcaaaataattaaagcaCATCATTCCAACcaccatcctagatgctagCCCAAAAGAGGTCCTaatgctagcaagagatgagaacaaatcaatgtcgctcctaatactttcaagattttgcacatgacaagctttCACAAAAAGACCTCACTCAACAATTAATGATGGTTTGAAAGAAgggaagggtttagggtatggactaccacttgagttgtcaaaaagattggtaaAACGGTTTATACAAGCTCAAGTGTGTGTAAAGCCATGATTTAGTACTCAAGAgaccataagcaagaagcattaagttcatttaaGTCAACTAAGATCGGAGTTGGTTTCAAAGAGTAAGATTCAATGAGTCTTaagaggagttttcaaggctcgaagtctACAAGAAATTCAGAAGAAGCTCAAGCTACTTATTATGATTCAAAAGGGTATCAACAATGAGTTCATTGCATGAGTCCTTTGTAAGGATTTTACCTATGCATTCTATATGATCTAGACTCAAACCTAAAGATGCAAATGATAtaactaaatgttttttttttttgtaatttttggaattttgcaaatttttatggattttctatgcaaatGGATATGCAATGCTtatgacaagtaaacaaaacagaaaacatgtGAGATAAGTAGACTCTCCCCCCCACACTTActtcacacagtctcttgtgtgaGAGCAAGGTGAAAGAAGAGGTCTAGAAGaaacaaacatgaaaactatatatttccAATGGTTGTAGAGACACTTAGCTTGGAGTTGCTAGATGGAGTTGAATAATTTTAACACTTGTAGGTTTGCTGGATggccatctttcttctttgattaagtggagaatcacctgaaaattttaaacacacttatcaaacacacaaaagaaaaaccacACAAGTTAAACAGTAATATATATAGGGATAGAtgtgggacttcctcccaagtgagcttgttttaagtctctagcttgactacCCCTTTTTGGTTTAGGCTGGTTTGGGATCGGTAAGTGGAACCGAGGTTCCTTCCTTCTCAGGTGTGGCCGCCATGTACAGCTTGACTCTTTGGCCATTCACTGTAAAGTCCCCACCGGTCTTGTTCCAAAGCACaattgctccatatggcctCACTTCTTTGATCTTGAAAGGGCCGGACCATCTTGACTTAAGTTTTCCAGGGAACAACTTCAATCGAGAGTTGAAGAGCAACACTTGATCTCCAATGTTGAACTCCCTCTTCAGGATCTTCTTGTCATGGAATGCCTTGGTCTTTTCTTTGTAaatccttgagttctcaaaagcatcaagtcgaatctcatcaagctcatggaGTTGGAAAAGTCTTTTCtctttggcactcttgatgtcaaagttcagcatcTTAACAGCCCAtaatgccttgtactcaagctccactggcagatggcaagctttcccataGACAAGATTGAAGGGAGTGGTTCCCAAGGGTGTCTTGAAAGCAGTCCTATAggcccaaagtgcatcatcaagctttgtagaccaatccttccttgttgTCCCCACAGTCTTCTCCAAAATGGACTTTATCTCCCTGTTggaaatctcaacttggccacttgtttggggatgataagcagttgccaccttgtgcttGACACCATTCTTCTTAAGAAGGTTCTCAAAaagtttgttgatgaagtgggtgcctccatcactgatcacaactcttgggactccaaaccttgggaagataatgctcttgaacatcttgaggACAACCTTAGCATCATTGGTTGGGCTGGCtatagcttccacccatttggagacataatccACAGCAACAAGAATGTATTCATTACCATAGGAAgatgggaatggtcccatgaagtcaatgccccacacatcaaacacttccACTTCCAAGATAggattttgaggcatctcatttctcttgGTGATGTTCCCTCTCCTTTGGCATGGGTCACACCTTGACACAAACTCTTGTGTGTCTTTGAACATATGGGGCCACCAAAATCCTGCTTGTAGCACCTTGGAGACAGTCTTGAAGGTGGCAAAGTGACctccataggctgatccatggCAGTGTGTGAGGATTCCTTCCACCTCCTCTTGAGCTACTACTCTTCTATAGATTTGATCTTTGCAAAGAGTGTAGAGGTAAGGCTCGtcccagtagtatctcttcacatccttgaAGAACTTCTTCCTTGCATAGCCTGTCAGATTCAATGGTTCCCTTCCACATGCCAAGTAGTTCACTAGATCAGCATACCATGGGCCTGTTTCATCAATTGCCTTCATTTCTTCAATCTTCCTTCCAGTCTCACAAGCTGTGACCATTGCTTCTATAGCCATAATCTGCTCTTCAGGGAGTCCCTCATCAATAGGAATCCCACACTCCACTCTTAATCTTGAAaggtgatcagctacaccattctccaCTCCTGGCTTGTCCTTGATTTCGAGATCAAACTCTTGTAGTATTAATATCCATCTGAGCAGCCTTGGCTTGGCATCCTTCTTGGCTAGTAGATGTCGTAGtgcagcatgatcagtgtaTACAATGACCTTAGACCCTACCAGGTAGCTCCTGAACTTCTCGAAGGCATAGACAATTGCCAACAGCTCCTTCTCAGTTGTGGCATACTTCATTTGGGCATCATCAAGTGTTCTACtagcatagtagatcacatgtgtcttcttgtccttcttttGCCCCAAGACTGcccccacagcatagtcactggCGTCGCACATGATTTCGAAGGGTAGACTCCAATCTGGTGGTTGAACTATTGGGGCACTGGTGAGCTCCTCCTTCAGCTTCTTAAAGGCTTCTAGGCATTCTTCATCAAAGTTGAAGATGATCTCCTTGCACAGCAGCTtggtcaatggtctagctatttTGGAGAAGTCTTTGATGAACCTTCTGTAGAAACCAGCATGGCCAAGGAAGCTTCTTATATCCTTCACTGTTCTTGGTGGAGCTAGACCAACCATGACATCTATCTTGGCTTTGTCCACTTCAATTCCTTTCTCAGAAACTTTGTGTCCAAGaacaatcccttccttgaccatgaagtgacacttctcccaattgagcaccaggttagtgtcctcacatctctgtaataccctgcaaagatttgacaaacaagtagcaaacgaagaaccgtatacagaaaaatcatccataaacacctccattacatcctcaataagatcagagaaaatcgacatcattgctctttggaatgttgctggtgcattgcacagtccaaatggcatccttcgatatgcaaaggtaccataaggacaagtgaatgtcgttttctcttggtcatttgggtgtatagggatttggaaaaatccagagtatccatcaaggaaacaataatAGGGATGGTTAGCTAGCCTCTCTAACATCTGATCAATGAATGGTAAagggaaatgatcctttctagaggctgcattcagttttcgatagtcaatgcacatcctatgtccagttattgttcttgttggtattaacTCATCATTTTCGTTCTTAACAACTGTTATGCCACCCTTTTTAGGAACTACATGCACAGGTGAAACCCAATTGCTATCAGAGATAGGATAGATCACACCAgcatctaacaatttgattatctcttttttaacaacatctttcaaattaggatttaatcttctttggtgttcaattgaagttttagattcatcctctagatgtatcctatgcatgcacaaagatggtgagattcctttaatgtcatcaagtgagtatcctagtgcttttctatactttttaagttcatttaaaagcatagacaattcattctcagtcagctcactactcacaatgacaggatatgtctcattaggtccaaggaaagcataccttacaccatcgggaagaggtttaagctccacttttggtgccTTGAGCTCACTCCAATCAGCTTCATGGAGGTTCTCTTGAATGTCTGCTGAGGCAGCATGTTGAGTCACTTGTGGCAACTCCATGAACTCATCTTCTCCATCCTCCTCAAGGTGAACATCTAGCCTTCTTACTAGCTCATCACTCTCCTTGTTTTCAATCATTTGGGTCTCTCTTTCAATGGTCAGGGCATGTTGAAGAGAGTCCTCAATCGCTAACTCCTCAAGGAAATCATCAGCCAAGACATCCATCTCATCAATGTAGAATATTTCTCTTTGAGTTGtgggcttcttcatcatctccttgataTCAAAATGGAGAGTGTGATCTTTTTCAAGGTGGAGATCAATTGTGCCATCTCTCACATTCACCATTGCTCCAGCAGTTGCCAAGAAAGGTCTTCCAAAGATCAAAGGATCTCTAGGCTCTTCATCCATCTCAAGCACTACAAAGTCAGTAGGCACTTCACAATTTCCTATCTTGACAGGAAGATCTTCTAGGATGCCAATGGGGAGCTTGACAGATCGATCAGCTAGCACCAAAGAGATCTTGcactttttatattgtgtaaacccaagcttcttggcaatggatagtggcatgaggctgacacttgctcccaaatcacATAGACATCTCTCAAATGTCAAAGGTCCAATGGCGCATGGCAGGGTGAAACTACCAGGGTCTTCTAGCTTCCTTGGGACAGTCAGTCTCTGAATAATGGCGCTGCACTCATGAGTAAGAATCACCATcccttccatctctttcttcttttgttctacagcatctttcaagaacttgctgtattgtggaaccagcataaatgcatcaattatgggcatggtgagatgaacttcactcatttgcttgtcaaacaaggctttgtacttctctaggagttgcttcttgaatcttccaggaaagggaagctttggctcatagggaggaggagtgaacaatttctcctttgttgatgtagcagcctcatttttgttctcaactttctcctctccaatctttctcttgcccttagcttcaactatcttctccaagatttcctcATTAGTCTTCTCATCCACAAtcaccacatcatcatctacattGATGACCACCTCCCCACCTTGTTTCTCATTATCCTTAATGAGAACTTTAGGAGGCAACTCTCTTCCACTCCTTAGGGTGATTGCCTTTATTGTCTCCTTTGGGTTTTGTTCAGGCTTTCCAGGTAGggaaccttgttggcgacttgagctggctgtcatagagacaaactggttctccaaggctttgaacttgttgtttagatcatggtaattcccatcaatcttgttgtGGAGATTTTTCAGCTCATACCCTAATTGTTTCTCACTTCTTGCTTGTCCCTCCAATAATTGTTTCAGCATAGCTTCAGTACTACTCTCTTGTGGAGGTTGTGTTGATGATCCAGCTTGGTCTTGTGCAGGTTGACTTGGTTTTGGTGAGAATCCAGGAGGGAAGTTCTGTTTGGGTTGGTAACCACcttggttgttgttgtagaatggcttaggctgattgttgtagaatggtcttggctggtagttgttgaatggcttctgttggttgttgtagaagggtttctgttggtagttgttctgGTATTGATAGTCAGGCTCCTTCTTGTACCATGTACCCTGAGCATTGACATAGTACATATCTTCTTGGCATTCTACTCTATCAACTTCAGCAACCATATGTAACTCCTCTTTCTTGGTCTTTTCTGATAGTAGCATGTCAATCTTGTCTTGAAGTGCTTTCAGCTCTCTCTTTGTGGTCATatcttctcctccaccacctctgTCTCTTCTATCATATTCATCATTGTAGACAGAGTCACTCTGTGTCATGTTCTCCAAGAGTTCTAAAGCATCTTCCACAGTCCTCCCCAAGAAGTTTCCATTGCTTGCAGTGTCAAGCTGGCTTTTGAATTTAGGCAAGACTCCTCtgtagaaagtgcttagcaagcTCTCATTGTTGAAGCCATGGTGAGGACATTGAGACAGGTAGCTTCTGAATCTCTCCCATGCGTCTAAAAATCCTTCAAGTCCTCTTTGTTGAAAACCAGAGATCTGATTTCTAAGGTTGGCAGTCCTTGTAGCTGAGAAGAACTTGTTGAGGAAGGCCTTCTTGcattcatcccaagtggtgatagtatcacttgagatgtttttctcccaagtgtgagccttgtctcccaaagagaagggaaacaatctgagcttgaaagcatcctctgaaactccatttgtttttgacaagCCACAGTACTTATCAAATCTGTCAAGGTGATCTAGTGGGTCTTCCAAGGCAAGTCCATGGTACTTGTTGTTTTCAATCATGTTGATGAGGCTTGACTTGATCTCGAAATTGTTGTTGGCAACTGGCGGTGCCCTAATGCCCAACCTATTCCCATTTATGTTAGGTTGATCATAAGTGCCAATGGATCTTCCCAGGCGTTGTTGATTTTGAGGCCTAAGGTTTGCAGCTCCTTGGCCATGTTCCTCTTGAGCAGCTCCAGGAGGAACTCCTTGGACATTTTGTCTATGATCATCAACTTCATAGACACCTTCCGGTTGATTCGGGTTTCTCTCCATCTCAAGCCCCAATCTATGTAAGTGGGCttgcttttctctttctcttctctgtcttccCAACTCTCTTTCTAAGGCTTTGATGTTGTCCACTCTTGGTGCAAGATTTGTTGATCCTTTGCTTCTCAAGTTCATGCACCTGTCATCCAAATAGAGATGAAGATAgataattagtaacttaaaaatgaaaaataagacttagtctcaagtaatGACCAAATCCTAATGTCAAAATCAATCTAGAGaatggcaacggcgccaaaacttgataaAGGATAAGTTTAATCCTTAAGTGTTGTAGTACTTAAGATGTCAATCCAATCTCTAGTGATTCTAAGCACTAAGAATGCAAGCCATTTATCTCAATCTAAGTGCAatcaaatgatgtttgtttgtaACAAGTAATAGTGCGAAATAACTTGAgttttaattcaaatataacaaagaAGAACCAATGGGTATATAGACAATTGATTTCAAGGTGATAGTTCTAAATCAAGGCGTCTAACTTCAAATAATCTTAACTTTCTATAGGTCTAGATTTCATTCAATTTAGATTAATCCACTCCCGTGGTAGAAACCCTTATGCAATTATGAACTAAACATCAACTTCCGTTCGTTTTGTTCACTCAAACATACATTAAGTTCTAGTCTACTAACcatctagcaatcctaacaACAATTCCTTGGTTATTCAAGCTAGAGCTTTACTAGGTCCATTCAAGCATTATGCAAACACTTTCGATGCCCTACAAACACTTAGAATCTAGATTAAAATGGCCAAAATTAATCTAGCATTAAGAATACTTAGTAAGCATAGAAAtctaagcatttaaccattagAACACCTTAACTCTTCCCTAATCACCCATTAATCTACCTAACCCATTGATCCTAagggtgattactcactaatcatCTTGTTTACACTTAATCCCATGATGGATAGAAGCATACCCAAGATGAtatgatatatgaaaacaagaaaaacagaAATTAGATGAAGAGAATGGCTAAAGGAAAACAAGACTTTATAACATAAACTTCAAGAACACTCCAAGAACAAATGTTTTTTCTCAAActctcaaaatacaaaatatgaaactatAAAACTTTCACTCTCTACTCTTTGTTGTATTGTACTTTGTGTATTGTGTCTTCCTCCTTCCCCTTGCAGTCTCTTTTATAGCCTAAGTAAAGGAGGATGACAACACATCCATCATGTGAAAGCATAAAGCATAAAACACACTCATAAAAGTTATTCTCCACTTTCTTCCATTATAGAACACCTTTTGCCCCTTCATATGGCCAAAGTAGTCTTGCCTCTTCAGAAAAGGTAGAGAAAGTTAGGCCAAAAGAGCCACCAAACTCATGATAGACAACCCATCCCCCATGTTGCAAGctttaaagagataaaactcaCTCATTAAAGTTTTCTCCACTTTCTCCATGTTGCACACACCTTTAGAAtaccaaaaataagaagaataatgaatagtaatgagttttataggttTTAAGTGAATAAAAATGAGTCTAAAGGCTTAAAATTCGAAGGCTATTGTTGATGTTGCTAGGGTGGCCGCTAGGAATGTCATACTGATATGTGtgtagtattttgatcataaatccctcaatacagctccaaacgacttgaaaccacctccattgtaaagctaactcaatttaccATGTCTTCCCAAAAGACAAGTTTCAAAAGATATCTTTAAGACCTTCATCCATGCTTGTCTTTCACACGTTCGGTTCAAGACTCCTCGAAAGCTCCTTTTGTGCTCTAATCACCTCCAAAACTCGAAACAATTCATCCAACACCTACAAGATGCAAATGTACATGCAATAGactctaaatgcaaataaatgtaaggttaatgcatgaatatatatgaaataacaaaactaaaactATGCAAAATCACAACACATCAAGAATCCTTGCAATACCAGCCACACATGTTCATCCAATTCACTCCATACATGAGAAAATATTGGGAAAAGAGACTGCTCCAAACAGGAGCCAAGCGGACAATCAATACCTGCCATAACCATATTCACCAAGCAACGAATCACAATGATTGTCTCTTTCAACTGCCACCAAGAAGAGAAACACACAGACGCTGCACCACAAACCAGGTTGAATACAATAATAGGACTGCATACTGCAGTAGAGAGTTGCATCAACGCAACATAAAAACCACTAAGAGGAACAAAGATATAACCAAAGGACACTGAGTCCATCAGTACACTACCAAATAAAGCCAGAAACCGCAAATCCAGAGTAACCCACATATCTAGCATTGCATCCTTTTCAAAAGAATAGGAGTAAATAGAGAGTAAGGAGCTAAGGTGGACCTGGACGTTTATAAGCAGATGAATAAAATGAAAGTTGGAATAAGAGCCGGGAGAAGACCCATTCCCGAGCTGACAAAGATACAACCTGTATACCACAGGAGAAGAACGCCAGTTGACAAAGATAGTGTCACCAGTGAACACAAGAACAGCACCATCATCACTGAGCTTACTTGAAACCCTTGAAAAATTAAACATCAGATCTAGGACTTCAGTAGCTTGTGGAGAAGAGCTGGAGGAAGTGAAAAGAACGAGGCTGACGGAGACGTCTGGTGGGTCTGGAGGTTCTAGTGGCTTGACGGGAGGAGTTTCAATCGGAAGATGCTTGTTCCGCACCGGATCTGAAGGAGGCCTGGGATGTAAAAGAGAAGGAAGGGCTGTCACCATCATCTTCAAGGAGGAGGAGCAGTGTTGCATCAAGCCAAGGAAAGACGGCAGCGGCGGATCTAGTGGGGGGCGGACACACGACGGAGGAATAGTCACCATCATGGCCATGAAGAGGAGCAGGGCTGTTTCAGAGAGAGGAGGAAAGAGCGGTGTGGTTGGAGCAAGGAATATCCATCGAAACGGCGCCTTGGGATGCGGGCTCGAGAGAGTTTCTCTCTAGGGCGAACTCCGGTTTTTATGTGGTTATTGTTTTCCATGTTTCCAAATAATTCTCATTTATTGATATcattgtttccaaacaattttctatctttgtttccaaacaattttcatttaGTCTACTATCCTTATTtccaaacaaatttaaaatgtacttctgttttaataatatagattagatCTCGATCCACGCAACCGCGCGGgtctttgttttcatttattttcatataaatattttgttttcaattctaaaatggtatatattataatatatatgtgtctatcaatttttaaaacataataattttacggtatattttttcattgaatagattgtttcaaacttttacatgtatttatatcttcttatatatatatatttttggattattatttcattattaaaatcgtaactatatatataaagattagtaaaatattgttttactgtcatattcaaagatattgtaacatttcacaaatttagaaagtttttaagaaattaaatttttcgcttcatagatttatattagcgagtaaataattaaacatttagtttttgtttaatttttaaaataaactatatagtttaaaatttgttttcattagttaaaggtagtaaagattaatcactgttagataaaatgatttttgttatttaaaaaaaaaatcttcataattttagaagttaacatcgacaaatatttaaatatttaacatatggaggtatagtattacaacattaaatatatatatatatatatatatatatatatatatatatttaatttatactatctataaatccaatggatcatctattgtttaaatttaattattgatagccaaataaaaatttatggtatgcctaaaatttaaatgataagattagagattaaatgtaacatgtcTTTCTTGGAATAGTTCTATTaagtccatttttttaaaaaatcatacatgaatcaaggttgtgacttctgttttaatatataataagatttattgatatccttgtttccaaacaatttcctatccttgtttccaaacaattttcatttaGTCTACTATCATTTTTTCCAAACAAATCTGAaatgtaattttgttttaataatataaaatagacTTTGTCTCGTGCGGGATTTCATTTTGatattataaatgtatatactTTATACACTTGCCAATCGAAATATTGgtttaatatgtatttttaaacatCATGATTTTATAACAGAAATTTTTCAGTGATTTTATATATTGTCTTGTACAGTTTATGATTCAAGcggtttatataaatatttgtactAAAACCATTTTCTGGGTTTGATGTATATAAccattttatagatatttatataaataaaaataaacaaacatatCTAACCATTTtctgagtttgatatatttCTGTCGATTAGTAAAAGTTTAACTTATTCATCTTCTCGATTCATCTCTTTCTACTCCATAGCTTCTTGTCAAAGATCACTCCACCGCTAAAAAGAAAACCAACAGTCATGATAGATTCTCCTCTAGGAGGTGTTATGTTTCCACAATGCAAAATTACTTGAATGGGCCATCCGATTTATATGGCTTGAGATTCTTGTGAAGAGTAAAACTTGTTTTGCTAGacatgatttgttttttttttttctttatgaaaaacAATAGAGTTTCACGTAAtagaaggtatatatatatatatggtttgcACGATTGGGAAAATATGAAAGGAATCAGTACAAAATATTCTCAACTGCTTGATTGGCACTTCTTAAAAAAGAATTATTAATTAccatttctgatttttttaatagtacTCATATTTGGTTTGTTAAGATTAGATATTTAGATTTGAGTAAATAGTCTACAAAATCGATTATTGATTGGTTTAATCCAtagaatatttgttttattgtatCCTATTAaaagattatcttcagaaaatagaggaatatcgaaataaatatttttaaaggaaatataatttctttaaatattgccatttttttcatttatgtaATAGTATATAGGATACAAATACTCTGGTTGTTCATTTATAGATTGTATGTGAAAGATCAAAGGGTATGAATGGTGATAAGGGAACGGCGAAGAATAATGCATTTCCTAACGTTTCTAAAAAATATCACCATTCACGagtaaaatttttttcttctcattccctaccattcatttttttgtagataaataaagaacaaaagtattccttgttaaatttcAGAAAGAACAACCATTTGTTTTCATTCTTGCAATTTTATTCCTTTACGTTTCTTTTTTATTCGTTTCTCTTGTTTCCAGAATGGTCACCAGTCGAAAAATCTTTTTGGTTAATGTGATAGCAAAAATAGGATGTTGTTAAGCTAAGTTAGaggtaaagtggttgattttgGCCACATTTTATGGAGCTGATTAAGATTTCATTTATCTTCAATCAAATACATTACTAACATTCCACATAGAGTATATATGTCCCacaattttcttttagaaaaatatagttAATGTCGGGTATATTGTTAGACAATATGATTTTGGTTGACTTAGTTAAAATTGTGTctatattactatattttgtattttccagaacgattgttttgtttggtttgtcTATAACATTTGGCTTGGTTTGgttaataattaaacatatatagtaTTACTATACACAAAACCAAATACACTTTCAACAATTTAATGTATACACAAAACCAAAAACGTAAGGACATAATTTTATGCACTTAGT
Protein-coding regions in this window:
- the LOC125585509 gene encoding uncharacterized protein LOC125585509; its protein translation is MNLRSKGSTNLAPRVDNIKALERELGRQRREREKQAHLHRLGLEMERNPNQPEGVYEVDDHRQNVQGVPPGAAQEEHGQGAANLRPQNQQRLGRSIGTYDQPNINGNRLGIRAPPVANNNFEIKSSLINMIENNKYHGLALEDPLDHLDRFDKYCGLSKTNGVSEDAFKLRLFPFSLGDKAHTWEKNISSDTITTWDECKKAFLNKFFSATRTANLRNQISGFQQRGLEGFLDAWERFRSYLSQCPHHGFNNESLLSTFYRGVLPKFKSQLDTASNGNFLGRTVEDALELLENMTQSDSVYNDEYDRRDRGGGGEDMTTKRELKALQDKIDMLLSEKTKKEELHMVAEVDRVECQEDMYYVNAQGTWYKKEPDYQYQNNYQQKPFYNNQQKPFNNYQPRPFYNNQPKPFYNNNQGGYQPKQNFPPGFSPKPSQPAQDQAGSSTQPPQESSTEAMLKQLLEGQARSEKQLGYELKNLHNKIDGNYHDLNNKFKALENQFVSMTASSSRQQGSLPGKPEQNPKETIKAITLRSGRELPPKVLIKDNEKQGGEVVINVDDDVVIVDEKTNEEILEKIVEAKGKRKIGEEKVENKNEAATSTKEKLFTPPPYEPKLPFPGRFKKQLLEKYKALFDKQMSEVHLTMPIIDAFMLVPQYSKFLKDAVEQKKKEMEGMVILTHECSAIIQRLTVPRKLEDPGSFTLPCAIGPLTFERCLCDLGASVSLMPLSIAKKLGFTQYKKCKISLVLADRSVKLPIGILEDLPVKIGNCEVPTDFVVLEMDEEPRDPLIFGRPFLATAGAMVNVRDGTIDLHLEKDHTLHFDIKEMMKKPTTQREIFYIDEMDVLADDFLEELAIEDSLQHALTIERETQMIENKESDELVRRLDVHLEEDGEDEFMELPQVTQHAASADIQENLHEADWSELKAPKVELKPLPDGVRYAFLGPNETYPVIVSSELTENELSMLLNELKKYRKALGYSLDDIKGISPSLCMHRIHLEDESKTSIEHQRRLNPNLKDVVKKEIIKLLDAGVIYPISDSNWVSPVHVVPKKGGITVVKNENDELIPTRTITGHRMCIDYRKLNAASRKDHFPLPFIDQMLERLANHPYYCFLDGYSGFFQIPIHPNDQEKTTFTCPYGTFAYRRMPFGLCNAPATFQRAMMSIFSDLIEDVMEVFMDDFSVYGSSFATCLSNLCRVLQRCEDTNLVLNWEKCHFMVKEGIVLGHKVSEKGIEVDKAKIDVMVGLAPPRTVKDIRSFLGHAGFYRRFIKDFSKIARPLTKLLCKEIIFNFDEECLEAFKKLKEELTSAPIVQPPDWSLPFEIMCDASDYAVGAVLGQKKDKKTHVIYYASRTLDDAQMKYATTEKELLAIVYAFEKFRSYLVGSKVIVYTDHAALRHLLAKKDAKPRLLRWILILQEFDLEIKDKPGVENGVADHLSRLRVECGIPIDEGLPEEQIMAIEAMVTACETGRKIEEMKAIDETGPWYADLVNYLACGREPLNLTGYARKKFFKDVKRYYWDEPYLYTLCKDQIYRRVVAQEEVEGILTHCHGSAYGGHFATFKTVSKVLQAGFWWPHMFKDTQEFVSRCDPCQRRGNITKRNEMPQNPILEVEVFDVWGIDFMGPFPSSYGNEYILVAVDYVSKWVEAIASPTNDAKVVLKMFKSIIFPRFGVPRVVISDGGTHFINKLFENLLKKNGVKHKVATAYHPQTSGQVEISNREIKSILEKTVGTTRKDWSTKLDDALWAYRTAFKTPLGTTPFNLVYGKACHLPVELEYKALWAVKMLNFDIKSAKEKRLFQLHELDEIRLDAFENSRIYKEKTKAFHDKKILKREFNIGDQVLLFNSRLKLFPGKLKSRWSGPFKIKEVRPYGAIVLWNKTGGDFTVNGQRVKLYMAATPEKEGTSVPLTDPKPA